Proteins from one Eriocheir sinensis breed Jianghai 21 chromosome 27, ASM2467909v1, whole genome shotgun sequence genomic window:
- the LOC127004298 gene encoding uncharacterized protein LOC127004298, protein METTGRPSVVDEKNDANSKSHCEGDDDEDDSSRGTTDSRCSTPGSNSGSSVVKYQLRPRSYKSRYLYDPDWSLPEPAGPKTRPPPLSRYRRKTANARERCRMRQINTAFESLRGVLPSWVCRRRAAADMTKIATLRLASAYIRSLQDMLDGNAPQDTCAWVLSGILNQDKETKEPQAALCHPSSVPSKGQQHHQQQQQQQPPTYTQDPDLVTLLCGAAESGLFQDNLEALPYLTPPSDTDIFNFTLGCDTPRPWQQQHTQHAALAT, encoded by the coding sequence ATGGAGACTACAGGAAGACCGTCTGTGGTGGACGAAAAAAATGACGCCAACAGCAAAAGTCATTGTGAGggggacgacgacgaggacgatagCAGCCGCGGCACAACTGACAGTCGCTGCAGCACCCCAGGAAGTAATAGTGGCTCATCTGTGGTCAAGTATCAACTGCGACCCAGGTCATATAAGTCTCGCTACCTGTACGATCCTGACTGGAGTCTGCCGGAGCCGGCGGGGCCCAAGACACGGCCGCCGCCGCTGTCTCGCTACCGCAGGAAGACAGCCAACGCCCGAGAGCGGTGCCGCATGCGTCAGATCAACACAGCCTTCGAAAGCCTGCGGGGCGTGCTGCCCTCATGGGTGTGTCGCCGCCGCGCCGCCGCTGACATGACCAAGATCGCCACACTGCGACTCGCCTCCGCCTACATCAGGTCTCTTCAGGATATGTTGGACGGCAATGCACCGCAGGACACATGCGCCTGGGTGCTCTCGGGCATCCTAAACCAGGACAAGGAAACCAAGGAGCCCCAGGCAGCCTTGTGCCATCCCAGCAGCGTGCCCAGCAAGGGTCAGCAGCaccatcaacagcagcagcaacagcagcctcctacctacactcaagaTCCGGACCTGGTGACCCTCCTTTGCGGCGCCGCGGAGTCGGGACTCTTCCAGGACAACCTCGAGGCCCTTCCATACCTTACTCCACCCAGTGACACGGACATATTTAATTTCACCCTGGGCTGCGACACACCTCGTCCCTGGCAGCAACAGCACACGCAGCACGCCGCGCTGGCTACCTGA